From a single Piliocolobus tephrosceles isolate RC106 chromosome 21, ASM277652v3, whole genome shotgun sequence genomic region:
- the GEMIN7 gene encoding gem-associated protein 7, with amino-acid sequence MQTPVTIPVPVLRLPRGPDGFSRGFAPDGRRAPVRPEVPEIQECPIAQESPEFQEQRARAALRERYLRSLLAMVGHQVSFTLHEGVRVAAHFGATDLDVANFYVSQLQTPIGVQAEALLRCSDIISYTFKP; translated from the coding sequence ATGCAAACTCCAGTGACCATTCCTGTGCCTGTGCTCCGGCTGCCCCGGGGCCCTGATGGCTTCAGCCGTGGCTTTGCCCCTGATGGACGCAGAGCCCCCGTGAGGCCAGAGGTTCCTGAAATCCAGGAGTGTCCCATAGCTCAAGAATCCCCGGAATTCCAGGAGCAGCGGGCCCGAGCTGCCCTTCGGGAGCGTTACCTCCGCAGCCTACTGGCCATGGTGGGTCATCAGGTGAGCTTCACGTTGCACGAGGGTGTGCGTGTGGCCGCCCACTTTGGAGCCACCGACCTGGATGTGGCCAACTTCTACGTGTCACAGCTGCAGACTCCCATAGGTGTGCAAGCAGAGGCGCTGCTCCGATGTAGTGACATTATTTCATATACCTTCAAGCCATAA